A genomic segment from Luteibacter aegosomatis encodes:
- a CDS encoding phosphodiester glycosidase family protein — protein MPRPLALRMLRLVARLFVAPAFAGLAIGCSPSADAVDGRDRVFDSQSYFTVTVDTRRDDIELYWRNPDTGQPFGGIEALKTWSAGKGRTLAFATNAGIYDRDFKPLGLYVENGKTLVPLNLAHGNPRSGNFSLLPNGVFAVYDDGSAEVRTSEDFRASGRKPRWATQSGPMLVIGGEINTQFDDGSDSMKWRSGVCAKSPHEVVFAVSRAPVNFHAFARLFRDGIGCRDALFLDGTISQAFTPTAGYAGAPAFMTKPYAGIVAVFPKKP, from the coding sequence ATGCCCCGCCCGCTCGCCCTCCGCATGCTCCGCCTCGTCGCACGCCTGTTCGTCGCACCCGCCTTCGCCGGCCTCGCCATCGGCTGCTCGCCCAGCGCCGACGCGGTGGACGGCCGCGACAGGGTATTCGACAGCCAGTCGTATTTCACGGTCACCGTGGATACGCGACGCGACGACATCGAACTGTATTGGCGCAACCCCGACACCGGCCAGCCCTTCGGCGGCATCGAAGCGCTGAAGACCTGGTCGGCCGGCAAGGGCCGCACCCTCGCGTTCGCCACCAACGCGGGCATCTATGACCGCGACTTCAAGCCGCTGGGCCTCTACGTCGAAAACGGCAAGACGCTCGTGCCGCTCAACCTCGCGCACGGCAATCCGCGCTCGGGCAACTTCTCGCTGCTGCCCAACGGCGTGTTCGCCGTCTACGACGACGGCAGCGCCGAGGTCCGCACCAGCGAGGATTTCCGCGCCAGCGGCCGCAAGCCACGCTGGGCCACGCAATCGGGGCCGATGCTGGTGATCGGCGGCGAGATCAACACGCAGTTCGACGACGGCTCGGACAGCATGAAATGGCGCAGCGGCGTGTGCGCGAAATCGCCGCACGAGGTGGTCTTCGCGGTAAGCCGCGCGCCGGTCAATTTCCACGCGTTCGCCCGCCTGTTCCGCGACGGCATCGGCTGTCGCGACGCGCTGTTCCTCGACGGCACCATCTCGCAGGCCTTCACGCCCACCGCGGGCTACGCCGGTGCGCCCGCCTTCATGACGAAACCCTACGCCGGTATCGTCGCCGTCTTCCCGAAGAAGCCCTGA
- a CDS encoding penicillin acylase family protein, which yields MRRILVRLLIALVLLIGLAAGAGWYLLSGSLPRLDGSVTVVGPVAPVTLERDVRGTLTVEGKSRHDVAWGLGYAHGQDRFFQMDLLRRVAAGELSALVGAAALKVDEGHRLHRLRDVARRAYEALPDDQRDVIDAYRDGVNAGLGALRVRPWEYLTLRQSPQPWKGEDTLLVLGAMYLDLNEDGTNHRERMIGQLRATLPSPLVDALLAPDPRWEAPLDGSLSADVVLPGPEVIDLHHADGTASPSPAPLPELPGSNSFAVGGGLTADGAALVANDMHLGLRVPDIWYRARLRFPDATAPGGIRDLNGVTLPGTPALVAGSNGQVAWGFTNTWSDWMDFVRVERDPSNPSRYRAPGGWATFEVHDEIIDVARGEPRHLRVEDTRWGPLAGTGADGAPVALVWIAHDPHAFNLGIMKLERVTSAAEALDVASGAGMPPQNLLAGDREGNIGWTVMGNAIPLRTGPEGTWQGYAPPERYPRVFNPQDQRLWTANNRTVGGDAFALLGNGGQDLGARARQIRDDLRARTRFTPADMLAIQTDDRAVFLTRWQQLLQAVLAHDDGSLAELKKLTARWQGRADVDSVDYRLVRTFRQNVREAVLAPFIARAKARFPDVGWSRGAVAEAAIWAMVERKPMNLLDARWKDWNDLLLAAARKTADDLGRLPGGLAARTWGEANTAKIAHPLSAALPAFLSRALDMPAEPLPGDTDMPRIQGPSFGASERFAISPGHEDRSYLDMPGGQSGHPLSPFHGAGHDDWVHGRPTPLLPGPAAHRLALAPEAR from the coding sequence ATGCGCCGCATCCTCGTCCGCCTGCTGATCGCTCTCGTCCTGCTGATCGGCCTGGCGGCCGGAGCCGGCTGGTACCTGCTCTCGGGCAGTCTCCCCCGCCTCGACGGCTCGGTAACGGTCGTTGGGCCCGTGGCGCCCGTCACGCTCGAACGCGACGTCCGGGGCACGCTTACCGTCGAAGGGAAGAGCCGCCACGACGTGGCCTGGGGCCTCGGCTACGCGCACGGGCAAGACCGTTTCTTCCAGATGGACCTGCTGCGCCGCGTGGCCGCGGGCGAGTTGTCGGCGCTTGTCGGCGCCGCCGCACTGAAGGTGGATGAAGGGCACCGGCTGCACCGCCTCCGAGACGTGGCACGGCGCGCCTACGAGGCGCTTCCGGACGACCAACGCGACGTGATCGATGCCTACCGCGATGGCGTCAACGCCGGTCTGGGCGCCCTGCGTGTTCGCCCATGGGAATACCTCACGCTGCGCCAGTCGCCGCAACCCTGGAAGGGCGAAGATACCCTGCTCGTGCTCGGCGCCATGTACCTCGACCTCAACGAAGATGGCACCAACCACCGTGAACGCATGATCGGCCAGTTACGCGCGACGCTGCCTTCGCCGCTGGTGGACGCCCTGCTCGCTCCCGATCCGCGTTGGGAAGCGCCGCTGGACGGCAGCCTTTCGGCCGATGTCGTGCTGCCGGGCCCCGAGGTCATCGACCTTCACCACGCCGACGGCACGGCATCGCCCTCGCCCGCCCCGCTGCCCGAACTGCCCGGCAGCAACAGCTTCGCCGTGGGCGGCGGCCTCACGGCCGACGGCGCCGCCCTGGTCGCCAACGACATGCACCTGGGCCTGCGCGTGCCCGACATCTGGTATCGCGCCCGCTTGCGCTTTCCCGACGCCACCGCCCCCGGCGGCATCCGCGACCTCAACGGCGTGACGCTACCCGGCACGCCCGCGCTGGTGGCGGGATCGAACGGCCAGGTCGCCTGGGGCTTCACCAATACATGGAGCGACTGGATGGACTTCGTGCGCGTGGAGCGCGATCCGTCCAATCCGTCGCGCTATCGCGCTCCCGGAGGCTGGGCCACGTTCGAGGTGCACGACGAAATCATCGACGTGGCTCGCGGCGAACCCCGGCACCTTCGCGTCGAGGACACCCGCTGGGGTCCGCTCGCCGGCACCGGTGCCGACGGCGCGCCGGTCGCGCTGGTGTGGATCGCCCACGATCCCCACGCCTTCAACCTCGGCATCATGAAGCTGGAGCGGGTCACGAGCGCGGCCGAAGCACTCGATGTCGCGTCCGGCGCAGGCATGCCGCCGCAGAACCTGCTGGCCGGTGACCGCGAGGGCAACATCGGCTGGACGGTGATGGGCAATGCGATTCCGCTGCGCACCGGGCCGGAGGGTACATGGCAGGGATACGCACCGCCCGAGCGCTATCCACGGGTATTCAACCCGCAAGACCAGCGACTGTGGACCGCCAACAACCGTACGGTCGGCGGCGACGCCTTCGCCCTGCTCGGCAACGGCGGACAGGACCTCGGCGCGCGCGCCCGGCAGATCCGCGACGATCTTCGTGCCCGCACCCGATTCACGCCGGCAGACATGCTCGCCATCCAGACCGACGATCGCGCGGTGTTTCTTACCCGCTGGCAGCAGCTGTTGCAAGCCGTGCTCGCGCACGACGACGGCTCGCTGGCGGAATTGAAGAAACTCACCGCCCGCTGGCAGGGCCGCGCCGATGTCGACAGCGTCGACTACCGCCTCGTTCGCACGTTCCGGCAAAACGTGCGTGAAGCCGTGCTGGCGCCTTTCATCGCGCGCGCGAAGGCTCGCTTTCCCGATGTCGGGTGGTCGCGGGGCGCGGTAGCCGAAGCGGCGATCTGGGCGATGGTGGAACGGAAGCCGATGAACCTCCTGGACGCGCGCTGGAAGGACTGGAACGACCTGCTCCTCGCCGCCGCAAGGAAAACCGCCGATGACCTGGGCCGGCTTCCCGGCGGACTCGCGGCACGCACATGGGGCGAAGCCAATACGGCGAAGATCGCGCACCCGCTGTCCGCCGCGCTGCCCGCGTTCCTGTCGCGCGCCCTCGACATGCCGGCCGAGCCGCTGCCCGGCGATACCGACATGCCGCGCATCCAGGGACCGTCGTTCGGCGCGTCGGAACGCTTCGCCATTTCACCGGGACACGAAGACCGCAGCTACCTGGACATGCCTGGCGGCCAGAGCGGGCACCCATTGTCGCCGTTTCATGGTGCGGGCCACGACGACTGGGTGCACGGGCGACCGACGCCGTTGCTGCCGGGCCCGGCCGCCCATCGCCTGGCCCTCGCTCCCGAAGCACGCTGA
- the parC gene encoding DNA topoisomerase IV subunit A, whose translation MNLQANYEQIPLKEYAERAYLDYSMYVVLDRALPFVGDGLKPVQRRIVYAMSELSLAATAKPKKSARTIGDVIGKFHPHGDSACYEAMVLMAQPFSYRYPLVDGHGNFGSPDDPKSFAAMRYTESRLTPIAEILLSELGHGTVDWVPNFDGTMEEPSWLPARVPHVLLNGSMGIAVGMATDIPPHNLREIASACIRLLDDPDATVADLCEHVQGPDYPTTAEIITPRRELVAMYQTGNGSVRARAVYVREESNIVITALPHQVSPSKILEQIAAQMRLKKLPMIEDLRDESDHENPIRLVIVPRSNRVDADEMMQHLFATTDLEKSFRVNLNMIGLDGRPQVKDLKTVLGEWLRFRTDTVTRRLNHRLGRVERRLHLLEALRIAYLNLDEVIRIVRTEDEPKPVLIARFRLDEEQADYILETKLRQLARLEEMKITEERDKLEEERARINVLLKSPAKLKGLIKEELRADAEKYGDARRSPLIERSVAQALDESALVASEPVTVVLSQKGWVRAGKGHEIDGEALSYREGDNLLAIARARTTQQVAFIDSTGRAYATAAHTLPSARGNGEPLTGRFSPPAGASFDAVVAADNDTRIVLATDFGYGFVTRFEALTGRQKAGKQILSLSEGARVLAPAISADPSRDRIVVVTGEGHLLMFSVAELPELDKGKGNKLIEIPKAKLVSGEERVVGVAVVTEGKGEVTLYAGQRKLTLKWADLVEYGGSRATRGGVLPRGLRRVERIETTG comes from the coding sequence ATGAATCTGCAAGCCAATTACGAACAGATCCCGCTCAAGGAGTACGCCGAGCGGGCCTACCTCGACTACTCCATGTACGTGGTGCTCGACCGTGCCCTGCCCTTCGTGGGCGACGGCCTGAAGCCCGTGCAGCGCCGTATCGTCTACGCCATGAGCGAGCTGAGCCTGGCCGCCACGGCCAAGCCCAAGAAGTCCGCCCGCACCATCGGCGACGTCATCGGCAAATTCCATCCCCATGGCGACTCGGCCTGCTACGAGGCCATGGTGCTCATGGCCCAGCCGTTCTCTTACCGCTACCCGCTCGTGGACGGCCACGGCAACTTCGGCTCGCCGGACGACCCGAAAAGCTTCGCGGCCATGCGCTACACCGAGTCGCGCCTCACCCCCATCGCCGAGATCCTGCTTTCCGAGCTGGGCCACGGCACCGTCGACTGGGTGCCGAACTTCGACGGCACCATGGAAGAGCCTTCCTGGCTGCCCGCCCGCGTGCCGCACGTGCTACTCAACGGCTCCATGGGCATCGCCGTGGGCATGGCCACCGATATCCCGCCGCACAACCTGCGCGAGATCGCCAGCGCCTGCATCCGCCTGCTCGACGATCCGGATGCCACGGTGGCCGACCTCTGCGAACACGTACAGGGCCCGGATTACCCCACCACGGCCGAAATCATCACCCCCCGCCGCGAGCTGGTGGCGATGTACCAGACCGGCAACGGCTCGGTGCGCGCGCGCGCCGTCTACGTGCGCGAAGAAAGCAACATCGTCATCACCGCGCTGCCGCACCAGGTGTCGCCGTCGAAAATCCTCGAGCAGATCGCGGCGCAGATGCGCCTGAAGAAACTGCCGATGATCGAGGATCTCCGCGACGAATCCGATCACGAGAATCCCATCCGCCTCGTCATCGTGCCGCGCTCCAACCGCGTCGACGCCGACGAGATGATGCAGCACCTCTTCGCCACCACCGACCTGGAAAAGAGCTTCCGCGTCAACCTGAACATGATCGGCCTCGACGGCCGTCCCCAGGTGAAGGATCTCAAGACGGTGCTGGGCGAGTGGCTGCGCTTCCGCACCGACACCGTCACCCGCCGCCTGAACCATCGCCTGGGCCGCGTCGAACGCCGCCTGCACCTGCTCGAAGCGTTGCGCATCGCGTACCTCAACCTCGACGAGGTGATCCGCATCGTCCGCACCGAGGACGAGCCCAAGCCGGTGCTGATCGCCCGCTTCCGCCTCGACGAGGAGCAGGCCGACTACATCCTCGAAACCAAGCTGCGCCAGCTCGCCCGCCTCGAGGAAATGAAGATCACCGAAGAACGCGACAAGCTCGAGGAGGAGCGCGCGCGCATCAACGTGCTGCTGAAGTCGCCGGCCAAGCTCAAGGGCCTCATCAAGGAAGAACTGCGCGCCGACGCCGAGAAATACGGCGACGCCCGCCGCTCGCCGCTGATCGAGCGCAGCGTGGCGCAGGCCCTCGACGAGAGCGCCCTGGTGGCGTCCGAGCCGGTCACCGTGGTGCTGTCGCAGAAGGGCTGGGTACGCGCCGGCAAGGGCCACGAGATCGACGGCGAGGCACTGTCCTACCGCGAGGGCGACAACCTGCTGGCCATCGCCCGTGCCCGCACCACGCAACAGGTGGCGTTCATCGATTCCACCGGTCGCGCCTATGCCACGGCCGCGCACACGCTACCCTCGGCACGCGGCAACGGCGAACCGCTGACCGGCCGCTTCAGCCCGCCGGCGGGCGCGAGCTTCGACGCCGTGGTGGCCGCCGACAACGACACCCGCATCGTGCTCGCCACCGACTTCGGCTACGGCTTCGTCACCCGTTTCGAAGCGCTCACCGGGCGGCAGAAGGCCGGTAAGCAGATCCTCTCGCTCAGCGAGGGCGCCCGCGTGCTGGCGCCGGCCATCTCGGCCGATCCGTCGCGCGACCGCATCGTGGTGGTCACCGGCGAAGGTCACCTGCTGATGTTCTCGGTAGCGGAATTGCCCGAACTCGACAAGGGCAAGGGCAACAAGCTCATCGAGATCCCGAAGGCCAAACTCGTCTCGGGCGAGGAGCGCGTGGTCGGCGTGGCCGTGGTCACCGAGGGCAAGGGCGAGGTCACGCTTTATGCGGGCCAGCGCAAGCTCACGCTGAAGTGGGCCGATCTCGTGGAGTACGGCGGCAGCCGCGCGACGCGTGGCGGCGTGCTGCCGCGCGGGTTGCGGCGCGTGGAGCGGATCGAGACGACGGGCTAA
- a CDS encoding NUDIX hydrolase, translating to MPYTPIVATLGYVLSPDGGRVLMIHRNARQDDQHLGKYNGLGGKMEPGEDIAACMRREIREEAGIECVEMRLRGTLNWPGFGKRGEDWLGFIFVITRYEGTPLKSNPEGALEWVSVDALDALPMWEGDRHFLPLVFDGDPRPFHGVMPYKDGRMVSWDYSRL from the coding sequence ATGCCTTATACGCCCATCGTCGCCACGCTCGGCTACGTGCTGTCCCCGGACGGCGGCCGTGTGCTCATGATCCACCGCAACGCCCGTCAGGACGACCAGCATCTGGGCAAATACAACGGCCTGGGCGGCAAGATGGAACCCGGCGAGGACATCGCCGCGTGCATGCGCCGGGAGATTCGCGAAGAAGCGGGCATCGAATGCGTGGAGATGCGCTTGCGCGGCACGCTGAACTGGCCGGGCTTCGGCAAGCGCGGCGAAGACTGGCTGGGCTTCATCTTCGTGATCACGCGTTACGAGGGGACGCCGCTGAAGTCCAATCCCGAAGGCGCGCTGGAATGGGTGTCGGTCGATGCGCTGGATGCCTTGCCGATGTGGGAGGGCGATCGGCATTTCCTGCCGTTGGTGTTCGACGGCGATCCACGGCCGTTCCATGGCGTGATGCCGTACAAGGACGGACGGATGGTGTCGTGGGATTACTCGCGGTTGTAG
- the dapE gene encoding succinyl-diaminopimelate desuccinylase — protein sequence MSPVLQLTHDLIRRRSVTPEDAGCLPLIATRLETLGFHIEHLRFGDVDNLWATHGNDGPVLAFLGHTDVVPSGPEDRWASPPFEPTERDGLLYGRGAADMKGSVAAMVVALERFVSAYPDHPGTVGLLLTSDEEGVALHGVREVVEHFARTGQRIDYCVVGEPSAKARLGDLIRVGRRGSLSGTLTVRGIQGHVAYPEKAKNPIHGFAPALAALAAERWDEGNADFPPTSFQVSNIHAGTGANNVIPGELVALVNFRFSTASTADGLRERAEAILHAHGVEFSVDWHLSGHPFLATPGGRLREAVVGVCRDLCGIDPEQSTGGGTSDGRFIAPMGAEVIELGPVNATIHKVDECVSIADLEALPSLYEAICRRILA from the coding sequence ATGTCACCCGTCCTCCAACTCACCCACGATCTCATCCGACGCCGCTCCGTCACCCCGGAAGACGCCGGCTGCCTTCCCCTTATCGCCACGCGCCTGGAAACACTCGGCTTCCACATCGAGCACCTGCGCTTCGGCGACGTGGACAACCTCTGGGCCACGCATGGCAACGACGGGCCGGTGCTGGCCTTCCTCGGCCACACCGATGTCGTGCCGAGCGGTCCGGAAGATCGCTGGGCGTCGCCGCCCTTCGAGCCGACGGAGCGCGATGGGCTGCTCTATGGTCGTGGTGCCGCCGACATGAAGGGTTCGGTCGCGGCCATGGTGGTGGCGCTGGAACGGTTCGTTTCCGCGTATCCCGACCATCCGGGAACCGTGGGCCTGCTGCTGACCAGCGACGAGGAAGGCGTGGCGCTGCATGGCGTGCGCGAGGTGGTCGAACACTTCGCGCGCACCGGCCAGCGCATCGATTACTGCGTGGTGGGCGAGCCCTCGGCCAAGGCGAGACTCGGCGACCTCATTCGCGTGGGGCGTCGCGGTTCGCTGTCGGGCACGCTCACCGTGCGGGGCATACAGGGGCACGTGGCGTATCCCGAGAAGGCGAAGAATCCCATCCACGGCTTCGCGCCGGCCCTGGCCGCGTTGGCCGCCGAGCGGTGGGACGAAGGCAACGCCGATTTCCCGCCGACCTCGTTCCAGGTGTCCAACATCCACGCGGGTACGGGAGCGAACAACGTCATTCCCGGCGAACTGGTGGCGCTGGTCAATTTCCGGTTTTCCACGGCGAGCACGGCCGACGGGTTGCGCGAGCGCGCCGAAGCCATCCTGCATGCGCATGGCGTGGAGTTTTCCGTCGATTGGCATCTCTCCGGGCACCCGTTTCTCGCGACGCCGGGCGGACGCCTGCGCGAGGCCGTGGTCGGGGTGTGCCGCGACCTGTGCGGCATCGATCCGGAGCAGAGCACCGGAGGCGGCACCAGCGACGGGCGATTCATCGCGCCGATGGGCGCCGAGGTAATCGAGTTGGGGCCGGTGAACGCGACGATCCACAAGGTGGACGAATGCGTATCGATCGCCGACCTGGAAGCGTTGCCTTCGCTATACGAAGCGATCTGTCGGCGCATCCTGGCCTGA